From a region of the Osmia lignaria lignaria isolate PbOS001 chromosome 1, iyOsmLign1, whole genome shotgun sequence genome:
- the spri gene encoding src homology 2 domain-containing protein sprint isoform X5, with the protein MTSLIQRDCGPPKKRESTSSNASSYLLLLNSLATDLDCMLSELCTTPNSYERSDVFLEPYLQQHGTVQVVSSPSTPPPNPLQHHQLTQLHHVQSEESLSSEGSATSAGSSSTTEDSGSEVACDITLIERLIRSHPIWFLPGIQRAGAFHLLQGKEEGNFVVRQSSQSDTMALSVRLPAGKGPYIEHYLIQANKGKLSLETSENRFDNIPSLIAHYSQCCDELPVQLTLPRAMRDAKNRQQLSSLALLGQEFWRYPMANPKPPESSSSNTSSLSSFRGGNNNLNNNNNNVHTPTTESIVLNLAPISSHDTRSSSPTTVVTTFASSLPRQPRPTPPNTLNLTTFNEPLDVKKEKISPGDKLSQKLISPNLVQSVRCPSPVVHNVESNVLSPVQDTRIISFDAKNSAETSKSTIIESSRSRFHQNVSTFNNLPCTTSPVLPEIRNIIAENHSVGQIVKTPPPPPPRWAKPGFGQSQNNFMVTTTVTFNVNQTTDVSSSQQNTPSDPNTSLLSPQSATSNKSLTSNFSMKSPLSPTTPVLSPMSKLVPNPGSKTPNVLSPTTPSSTSKSKRRRDREARKNSQHYQESDILESYYRSSPGDKISDYEDIWNTTDQSNQSTWSPNDKLARNDVSANPHDRLRNSNDRLMVQERIANPAERNFNERLPTNEQLIVRNDRMIVRNDKSIGNEKLSYKEITSPEFSSFKPVQETKPTEQSNGSPEETGMGRRPDLLSRVSGSANSLNSPSTVTPPRNKLGLMLAKSESNSPLTPESKQGSPFYAEPADAIAQSAAIIPRRRPRNNPATNKYRHSEPGWLQTPITGNPNQLHPIDWEETEETEDKTPLISSSVDNLAKRLSTKEVKKIPRAKPVQPPKIRTKVFNDTSWAVDSSWEFIGNEADDCEPDYDCDADYEGDNVARKFPDEECDRDVVGNTLTVQSIIRQRYPELLKPPDTSESLYSDRNSSYDNVEKRNEREDTGDTRKDQTYDSSEWETPLETDESDVEKIKRNKSFKERLDPLLSPPRLQALRNRDTCGTGATIRSYALQLAADKTTTFSQNIDNFIQCTKEGKEASPHVVMRNMRQFMSGMKNYLVKHGEREFEKEVEKERLKLKPNEFLNLDAILEGVMMGLVVRPLREHVYRLFVEHYATTGSLQTLAESIQHAQGKHVQDLGVREYCLQPKIIPPSEPSLERILKYIDRLQKADSPLDKLENLLAAISAIFNSVKHANSGRHVTLGADDLLPLLVWVLVRGKVVDAEVEAEYMWGLLHPSLLTGEGGYYLTTLSSAVHVLKTFKSSQGTMSTLNGCGTPDCSSVLRILVPDELHGSLNTRTLPVRPNMNTREICRILAHKIRCTNPQDYGLFKLVQGEETLLGDHECPQELSHCLFAYKRIDAKIAWPKTSS; encoded by the exons GAGCGACGTCTTCCTGGAACCGTATCTGCAACAGCATGGAACCGTCCAGGTTGTCAGCTCGCCTAGCACGCCTCCGCCAAACCCGCTTCAGCATCATCAGCTTACGCAGCTACATCATGTACAG AGCGAGGAGTCGCTCTCCTCGGAGGGTTCGGCCACCTCGGCTGGATCTTCGAGCACCACAGAAGATTCTGGCAGCGAGGTCGCCTGTGACATTACTCTGATCGAGAGGCTAATACGCTCTCATCCGATCTGGTTCCTTCCTGGCATCCAAAGAGCCGGTGCTTTCCACTTGTTGCAAGGCAAAGAGGAAGGG AATTTCGTGGTTCGACAATCGAGTCAGAGCGACACGATGGCCCTGTCTGTAAGACTGCCAGCAGGAAAAGGGCCGTACATCGAACACTACCTGATCCAAGCCAACAAGGGGAAGTTGAGCTTGGAAACTAGCGAGAACAGGTTCGACAACATCCCCTCGTTAATCGCCCACTATTCTCAGTGCTG CGACGAATTGCCAGTTCAATTGACACTGCCAAGGGCGATGCGCGATGCCAAGAATAGGCAGCAACTCTCCTCCCTGGCTCTTCTGGGTCAGGAATTCTGGAGATACCCGATGGCGAACCCGAAACCGCCGgagagcagcagcagcaacacctCCAGCTTGAGCAGTTTTCGCGGTG GTAATAATAATctgaacaataataataacaatgttcATACACCAACGACGGAGAGCATCGTACTGAATCTTGCGCCGATCTCGTCGCACGACACAC GAAGCTCGTCGCCGACAACCGTCGTCACGACGTTCGCGTCGTCGCTGCCCCGTCAGCCGCGACCGACGCCCCCCAACACTCTGAACCTGACGACGTTCAACGAGCCATTGGACGTGAAGAAAGAGAAGATCTCGCCCGGTGACAAGCTCTCTCAGAAATTGATTTCCCCGAATCTGGTGCAAAGCGTTCGTTGCCCATCGCCGGTGGTTCATAACGTGGAGAGCAACGTGTTGAGCCCAGTCCAGGACACAAGGATTATCAGTTTCGATGCGAAGAATTCAGCCGAGACTTCCAAGTCAACGATCATCGAATCGTCCAGGAGCAGATTCCATCAGAACGTGTCGACTTTTAATAATCTGCCATGCACCACGTCGCCTGTGTTGCCGGAGATCAGGAACATCATAGCTGAGAACCATTCGGTTGGACAGATTGTTAAAACTCCACCGCCCCCGCCTCCTAGGTGGGCCAAGCCGGGATTTGGTCAGAGTCAGAATAATTTCATGGTGACCACCACGGTGACGTTCAATGTGAATCAGACGACTGACGTCAGCAGCTCGCAG CAGAATACCCCATCAGATCCAAACACGTCTCTGCTGAGTCCCCAAAGCGCTACCTCGAACAAATCCCTTACCTCCAATTTCTCCATGAAGTCTCCCCTGTCTCCAACGACCCCAGTTCTCTCCCCGATGTCGAAGCTAGTCCCAAACCCCGGATCGAAAACCCCCAACGTCCTTTCCCCGACCACGCCATCGAGTACGAGTAAATCGAAGCGAAGACGCGATCGGGAAGCTCGGAAGAACTCTCAGCATTATCAGGAATCGGACATCCTTGAATCCTACTACCGAAGTTCCCCCGGCGACAAGATTTCCGACTACGAGGACATATGGAACACGACTGACCAATCGAACCAGTCGACCTGGTCGCCGAACGACAAACTGGCGAGGAACGACGTCTCGGCGAATCCTCATGATAGACTGAGGAACTCGAACGACCGACTAATGGTTCAGGAGAGAATTGCAAATCCGGCCGAAAGGAACTTCAACGAGCGATTACCTACGAACGAGCAGCTGATCGTTAGAAACGACAGGATGATCGTGAGGAACGACAAGTCGATCGGCAACGAGAAGTTAAGTTACAAAGAGATAACCAGCCCTGAGTTCAGTAGCTTCAAGCCTGTCCAGGAGACGAAGCCCACTGAACAGAGCAACGGTTCGCCGGAAGAGACGGGAATGGGAAGGAGACCTGATTTATTGTCACGAGTTT CAGGCAGTGCGAATTCCTTGAACAGTCCAAGCACAGTGACACCTCCCAGGAACAAACTAGGCCTGATGCTGGCGAAATCAGAGAGCAATAGCCCATTGACACCGGAGTCCAAGCAGGGTAGCCCTTTCTACGCGGAACCAGCGGACGCGATCGCTCAGAGTGCGGCAATTATACCCAGAAGACGACCCAGGAACAACCCAGCAACGAATAAATATCGACATAGCGAGCCAGGTTGGCTGCAGACACCGATTACCGGTAATCCTAATCAACTTCATCCCATCGACTGGGAGGAGACGGAGGAGACAGAGGATAAGACCCCTCTGATCTCCTCCTCTGTTGACAACCTGGCCAAAAGACTCAGCACCAAAGAGGTGAAGAAAATCCCACGCGCCAAACCGGTGCAACCACCAAAGATCAGGACGAAGGTGTTCAATGATACCTCATGGGCTGTGGACTCAAGCTGGGAGTTCATTG GCAACGAAGCAGACGACTGCGAGCCGGATTACGACTGTGATGCGGATTACGAGGGTGATAACGTGGCTAGAAAGTTTCCGGACGAGGAGTGTGACAGGGACGTTGTTGGGAACACTTTGACCGTTCAGAGTATCATCCGCCAACG GTACCCAGAGCTGTTGAAACCACCGGACACGTCGGAGTCGCTTTACAGCGACAGGAACTCCTCGTACGACAACGTGGAGAAGAGGAACGAGAGGGAAGACACAGGAGACACCAGAAAGGACCAAACTTACGATTCTTCCGAATGGGAGACGCCCTTGGAGACTGATGAAAGCGACGTGGAGAAGATAAAGAGGAACAAGAGCTTCAAGGAGCGCCTTGATCCCCTTCTTT CTCCTCCAAGGCTGCAAGCACTGAGGAACCGAGACACCTGTGGCACAGGGGCGACGATCAGGTCGTATGCCCTGCAATTAGCAGCAGACAAGACAACCACCTTCTCCCAGAACATTGATAATTTCATCCAGTGCACAAAAGAGGGCAAAGAGGCAAGCCCTCATGTAGTCATGAGGAACATGCGTCAGTTCATGTCAGGGATGAAGAATTACCTGGTAAAGCATGGTGAAAGGGAATTTGAAAAGGAAGTGGAGAAGGAGAGACTGAAACTGAAACCAAACGAGTTTCTAAATTTGGATGCCATCCTGGAGGGTGTTATGATGGGTCTGGTTGTCAGGCCACTCAGGGAACACGTTTACAGACTGTTCGTGGAACATTATGCCACAACTGGGTCACTGCAGACCCTTGCGGAGAGCATACAACATGCCCAGGGGAAACACGTTCAGGATCTTGGTGTTAGA GAGTACTGTTTGCAGCCAAAGATCATCCCACCGTCAGAGCCGAGTTTAGAGAGGATCCTGAAGTACATTGACCGACTTCAGAAAGCTGATTCCCCTCTGGACAAGTTAGAAAACCTTCTGGCAGCCATTTCAGCGATCTTCAATTCT GTAAAGCATGCGAATTCCGGTCGACACGTGACCCTGGGTGCGGATGACCTTCTACCTCTTCTAGTTTGGGTGTTAGTTCGTGGAAAGGTGGTGGACGCTGAAGTGGAGGCCGAGTATATGTGGGGGTTGCTTCATCCCTCTCTTCTCACAGGCGAAGGGGGATACTATTTGACAACGTTGTCCAGCGCTGTTCATGTTTTGAAGACGTTCAAGTCCAGCCAGGGAACGATGTCCACGTTAAAC GGTTGTGGAACACCAGACTGTTCGTCCGTACTACGGATTTTAGTACCAGATGAACTTCATGGATCCCTGAACACCAGAACGCTGCCTGTGCGACCGAATATGAACACCAGAGAGATATGTCGCATTCTCGCGCATAAGATAAGGTGTACCAATCCTCAGGACTATGGTTTGTTCAAGTTAGTCCAAGGAGAAG AAACCTTACTGGGCGACCACGAGTGTCCGCAAGAGCTCTCTCACTGCCTTTTCGCTTACAAGCGAATCGACGCGAAGATAGCCTGGCCGAAAACCAGTTCTTAA
- the spri gene encoding src homology 2 domain-containing protein sprint isoform X15, with product MLSELCTTPNSYERSDVFLEPYLQQHGTVQVVSSPSTPPPNPLQHHQLTQLHHVQSEESLSSEGSATSAGSSSTTEDSGSEVACDITLIERLIRSHPIWFLPGIQRAGAFHLLQGKEEGNFVVRQSSQSDTMALSVRLPAGKGPYIEHYLIQANKGKLSLETSENRFDNIPSLIAHYSQCCDELPVQLTLPRAMRDAKNRQQLSSLALLGQEFWRYPMANPKPPESSSSNTSSLSSFRGGNNNLNNNNNNVHTPTTESIVLNLAPISSHDTRSSSPTTVVTTFASSLPRQPRPTPPNTLNLTTFNEPLDVKKEKISPGDKLSQKLISPNLVQSVRCPSPVVHNVESNVLSPVQDTRIISFDAKNSAETSKSTIIESSRSRFHQNVSTFNNLPCTTSPVLPEIRNIIAENHSVGQIVKTPPPPPPRWAKPGFGQSQNNFMVTTTVTFNVNQTTDVSSSQQNTPSDPNTSLLSPQSATSNKSLTSNFSMKSPLSPTTPVLSPMSKLVPNPGSKTPNVLSPTTPSSTSKSKRRRDREARKNSQHYQESDILESYYRSSPGDKISDYEDIWNTTDQSNQSTWSPNDKLARNDVSANPHDRLRNSNDRLMVQERIANPAERNFNERLPTNEQLIVRNDRMIVRNDKSIGNEKLSYKEITSPEFSSFKPVQETKPTEQSNGSPEETGMGRRPDLLSRVSGSANSLNSPSTVTPPRNKLGLMLAKSESNSPLTPESKQGSPFYAEPADAIAQSAAIIPRRRPRNNPATNKYRHSEPGWLQTPITGNPNQLHPIDWEETEETEDKTPLISSSVDNLAKRLSTKEVKKIPRAKPVQPPKIRTKVFNDTSWAVDSSWEFIGNEADDCEPDYDCDADYEGDNVARKFPDEECDRDVVGNTLTVQSIIRQRYPELLKPPDTSESLYSDRNSSYDNVEKRNEREDTGDTRKDQTYDSSEWETPLETDESDVEKIKRNKSFKERLDPLLSPPRLQALRNRDTCGTGATIRSYALQLAADKTTTFSQNIDNFIQCTKEGKEASPHVVMRNMRQFMSGMKNYLVKHGEREFEKEVEKERLKLKPNEFLNLDAILEGVMMGLVVRPLREHVYRLFVEHYATTGSLQTLAESIQHAQGKHVQDLGVREYCLQPKIIPPSEPSLERILKYIDRLQKADSPLDKLENLLAAISAIFNSVKHANSGRHVTLGADDLLPLLVWVLVRGKVVDAEVEAEYMWGLLHPSLLTGEGGYYLTTLSSAVHVLKTFKSSQGTMSTLNGCGTPDCSSVLRILVPDELHGSLNTRTLPVRPNMNTREICRILAHKIRCTNPQDYGLFKLVQGEEIGFFLVSETLLGDHECPQELSHCLFAYKRIDAKIAWPKTSS from the exons GAGCGACGTCTTCCTGGAACCGTATCTGCAACAGCATGGAACCGTCCAGGTTGTCAGCTCGCCTAGCACGCCTCCGCCAAACCCGCTTCAGCATCATCAGCTTACGCAGCTACATCATGTACAG AGCGAGGAGTCGCTCTCCTCGGAGGGTTCGGCCACCTCGGCTGGATCTTCGAGCACCACAGAAGATTCTGGCAGCGAGGTCGCCTGTGACATTACTCTGATCGAGAGGCTAATACGCTCTCATCCGATCTGGTTCCTTCCTGGCATCCAAAGAGCCGGTGCTTTCCACTTGTTGCAAGGCAAAGAGGAAGGG AATTTCGTGGTTCGACAATCGAGTCAGAGCGACACGATGGCCCTGTCTGTAAGACTGCCAGCAGGAAAAGGGCCGTACATCGAACACTACCTGATCCAAGCCAACAAGGGGAAGTTGAGCTTGGAAACTAGCGAGAACAGGTTCGACAACATCCCCTCGTTAATCGCCCACTATTCTCAGTGCTG CGACGAATTGCCAGTTCAATTGACACTGCCAAGGGCGATGCGCGATGCCAAGAATAGGCAGCAACTCTCCTCCCTGGCTCTTCTGGGTCAGGAATTCTGGAGATACCCGATGGCGAACCCGAAACCGCCGgagagcagcagcagcaacacctCCAGCTTGAGCAGTTTTCGCGGTG GTAATAATAATctgaacaataataataacaatgttcATACACCAACGACGGAGAGCATCGTACTGAATCTTGCGCCGATCTCGTCGCACGACACAC GAAGCTCGTCGCCGACAACCGTCGTCACGACGTTCGCGTCGTCGCTGCCCCGTCAGCCGCGACCGACGCCCCCCAACACTCTGAACCTGACGACGTTCAACGAGCCATTGGACGTGAAGAAAGAGAAGATCTCGCCCGGTGACAAGCTCTCTCAGAAATTGATTTCCCCGAATCTGGTGCAAAGCGTTCGTTGCCCATCGCCGGTGGTTCATAACGTGGAGAGCAACGTGTTGAGCCCAGTCCAGGACACAAGGATTATCAGTTTCGATGCGAAGAATTCAGCCGAGACTTCCAAGTCAACGATCATCGAATCGTCCAGGAGCAGATTCCATCAGAACGTGTCGACTTTTAATAATCTGCCATGCACCACGTCGCCTGTGTTGCCGGAGATCAGGAACATCATAGCTGAGAACCATTCGGTTGGACAGATTGTTAAAACTCCACCGCCCCCGCCTCCTAGGTGGGCCAAGCCGGGATTTGGTCAGAGTCAGAATAATTTCATGGTGACCACCACGGTGACGTTCAATGTGAATCAGACGACTGACGTCAGCAGCTCGCAG CAGAATACCCCATCAGATCCAAACACGTCTCTGCTGAGTCCCCAAAGCGCTACCTCGAACAAATCCCTTACCTCCAATTTCTCCATGAAGTCTCCCCTGTCTCCAACGACCCCAGTTCTCTCCCCGATGTCGAAGCTAGTCCCAAACCCCGGATCGAAAACCCCCAACGTCCTTTCCCCGACCACGCCATCGAGTACGAGTAAATCGAAGCGAAGACGCGATCGGGAAGCTCGGAAGAACTCTCAGCATTATCAGGAATCGGACATCCTTGAATCCTACTACCGAAGTTCCCCCGGCGACAAGATTTCCGACTACGAGGACATATGGAACACGACTGACCAATCGAACCAGTCGACCTGGTCGCCGAACGACAAACTGGCGAGGAACGACGTCTCGGCGAATCCTCATGATAGACTGAGGAACTCGAACGACCGACTAATGGTTCAGGAGAGAATTGCAAATCCGGCCGAAAGGAACTTCAACGAGCGATTACCTACGAACGAGCAGCTGATCGTTAGAAACGACAGGATGATCGTGAGGAACGACAAGTCGATCGGCAACGAGAAGTTAAGTTACAAAGAGATAACCAGCCCTGAGTTCAGTAGCTTCAAGCCTGTCCAGGAGACGAAGCCCACTGAACAGAGCAACGGTTCGCCGGAAGAGACGGGAATGGGAAGGAGACCTGATTTATTGTCACGAGTTT CAGGCAGTGCGAATTCCTTGAACAGTCCAAGCACAGTGACACCTCCCAGGAACAAACTAGGCCTGATGCTGGCGAAATCAGAGAGCAATAGCCCATTGACACCGGAGTCCAAGCAGGGTAGCCCTTTCTACGCGGAACCAGCGGACGCGATCGCTCAGAGTGCGGCAATTATACCCAGAAGACGACCCAGGAACAACCCAGCAACGAATAAATATCGACATAGCGAGCCAGGTTGGCTGCAGACACCGATTACCGGTAATCCTAATCAACTTCATCCCATCGACTGGGAGGAGACGGAGGAGACAGAGGATAAGACCCCTCTGATCTCCTCCTCTGTTGACAACCTGGCCAAAAGACTCAGCACCAAAGAGGTGAAGAAAATCCCACGCGCCAAACCGGTGCAACCACCAAAGATCAGGACGAAGGTGTTCAATGATACCTCATGGGCTGTGGACTCAAGCTGGGAGTTCATTG GCAACGAAGCAGACGACTGCGAGCCGGATTACGACTGTGATGCGGATTACGAGGGTGATAACGTGGCTAGAAAGTTTCCGGACGAGGAGTGTGACAGGGACGTTGTTGGGAACACTTTGACCGTTCAGAGTATCATCCGCCAACG GTACCCAGAGCTGTTGAAACCACCGGACACGTCGGAGTCGCTTTACAGCGACAGGAACTCCTCGTACGACAACGTGGAGAAGAGGAACGAGAGGGAAGACACAGGAGACACCAGAAAGGACCAAACTTACGATTCTTCCGAATGGGAGACGCCCTTGGAGACTGATGAAAGCGACGTGGAGAAGATAAAGAGGAACAAGAGCTTCAAGGAGCGCCTTGATCCCCTTCTTT CTCCTCCAAGGCTGCAAGCACTGAGGAACCGAGACACCTGTGGCACAGGGGCGACGATCAGGTCGTATGCCCTGCAATTAGCAGCAGACAAGACAACCACCTTCTCCCAGAACATTGATAATTTCATCCAGTGCACAAAAGAGGGCAAAGAGGCAAGCCCTCATGTAGTCATGAGGAACATGCGTCAGTTCATGTCAGGGATGAAGAATTACCTGGTAAAGCATGGTGAAAGGGAATTTGAAAAGGAAGTGGAGAAGGAGAGACTGAAACTGAAACCAAACGAGTTTCTAAATTTGGATGCCATCCTGGAGGGTGTTATGATGGGTCTGGTTGTCAGGCCACTCAGGGAACACGTTTACAGACTGTTCGTGGAACATTATGCCACAACTGGGTCACTGCAGACCCTTGCGGAGAGCATACAACATGCCCAGGGGAAACACGTTCAGGATCTTGGTGTTAGA GAGTACTGTTTGCAGCCAAAGATCATCCCACCGTCAGAGCCGAGTTTAGAGAGGATCCTGAAGTACATTGACCGACTTCAGAAAGCTGATTCCCCTCTGGACAAGTTAGAAAACCTTCTGGCAGCCATTTCAGCGATCTTCAATTCT GTAAAGCATGCGAATTCCGGTCGACACGTGACCCTGGGTGCGGATGACCTTCTACCTCTTCTAGTTTGGGTGTTAGTTCGTGGAAAGGTGGTGGACGCTGAAGTGGAGGCCGAGTATATGTGGGGGTTGCTTCATCCCTCTCTTCTCACAGGCGAAGGGGGATACTATTTGACAACGTTGTCCAGCGCTGTTCATGTTTTGAAGACGTTCAAGTCCAGCCAGGGAACGATGTCCACGTTAAAC GGTTGTGGAACACCAGACTGTTCGTCCGTACTACGGATTTTAGTACCAGATGAACTTCATGGATCCCTGAACACCAGAACGCTGCCTGTGCGACCGAATATGAACACCAGAGAGATATGTCGCATTCTCGCGCATAAGATAAGGTGTACCAATCCTCAGGACTATGGTTTGTTCAAGTTAGTCCAAGGAGAAG AAATTGGATTTTTTCTTGTTTCAGAAACCTTACTGGGCGACCACGAGTGTCCGCAAGAGCTCTCTCACTGCCTTTTCGCTTACAAGCGAATCGACGCGAAGATAGCCTGGCCGAAAACCAGTTCTTAA